Proteins encoded within one genomic window of Prochlorococcus marinus str. MIT 9515:
- a CDS encoding carbon-nitrogen hydrolase family protein produces MTDFLVAALQITSTSNVETNFAEAEEQIELASRRGAELIGLPENFAFLGEDNEKLRLASELAIKCTNFLKTMSQRYQVFLLGGGYPVPAGDNNHTFNRSALFGKDGQVLAKYDKIHLFDVDLPDGNLYKESSTILSGKEHPPVVDVPGLCKIGLSICYDVRFPELYRNLSLNGAELIMIPAAFTAFTGKDHWQILLQARAIENTAYVVAPAQTGIHYGRRQSHGHAMVIDPWGTVLSDAGKTQGAAIAPADKERVKKIREQMPSLKHRKTKLFAE; encoded by the coding sequence TTGACTGATTTTTTAGTTGCCGCTTTACAAATAACGAGTACTTCAAATGTTGAAACAAATTTTGCTGAAGCTGAGGAGCAGATTGAATTAGCCTCTAGAAGGGGTGCAGAATTAATTGGATTACCTGAAAATTTTGCATTCCTAGGAGAAGATAATGAAAAATTAAGGTTGGCCTCTGAATTGGCAATAAAGTGTACTAATTTTTTAAAAACGATGTCTCAGCGATATCAAGTCTTTCTTTTGGGTGGTGGTTATCCCGTTCCTGCAGGAGATAATAATCATACTTTTAACAGATCAGCCCTTTTTGGGAAAGATGGACAGGTTTTGGCCAAATATGACAAAATTCACCTTTTTGATGTTGATTTGCCCGATGGTAATTTATACAAAGAATCATCAACTATCCTATCAGGTAAAGAACATCCTCCAGTCGTAGACGTGCCGGGACTTTGCAAGATAGGGCTTTCTATTTGTTACGATGTAAGATTTCCCGAACTCTACAGAAACCTCTCTTTGAATGGTGCAGAACTCATAATGATCCCAGCAGCTTTTACAGCCTTCACAGGTAAAGATCATTGGCAAATTCTACTTCAAGCAAGAGCGATAGAAAATACAGCTTATGTAGTAGCGCCTGCTCAAACAGGTATTCACTACGGGAGAAGGCAAAGTCATGGTCATGCCATGGTAATAGACCCATGGGGTACAGTTTTGTCTGATGCGGGGAAAACACAGGGGGCAGCAATAGCTCCCGCTGATAAAGAAAGAGTAAAAAAGATAAGAGAGCAGATGCCAAGCTTAAAACATAGAAAAACGAAACTTTTCGCGGAATGA
- a CDS encoding N-acetylmuramoyl-L-alanine amidase, with protein MSKFFFNKLFRCLSIFLLFNSSISPARSSSALAAWSLNSNGVLELRTKSNSKLKAYFQKGGKNFGDRFWIDFPGELQTPRTIEGNGPIKEIRLGKPIKGKTRLVVEFSADNNNLKPLSWRLVGIDQNTWKIKLFSLPKNSFQTIGEGLVSKSRINLKANKKLIKPRKTNYEFLQLPDIERNKFYVVLDPGHGGPDPGAIGIGGVKEADVVLDVSKRVRNLLSKKGVNVRMTRNKEVDLDLPPRVSIANRTNADVFVSIHANASRGKRRDINGLETFYYTGWRGRLLAKKIQKQILKVSPGSPDRGVRQGRFFVIKNTRMPAVLVEIGFLTGRLDARRLEKSIHRERIAYAITKGILEYLSKAG; from the coding sequence ATGTCAAAGTTTTTTTTTAATAAACTTTTTCGCTGCCTATCAATATTTTTACTTTTTAATTCAAGTATTTCTCCAGCCAGATCATCTAGTGCACTAGCTGCATGGAGTTTAAATTCTAATGGAGTTTTAGAATTAAGGACTAAATCAAATTCAAAATTAAAGGCCTACTTTCAAAAAGGAGGGAAAAATTTTGGGGATAGATTTTGGATAGATTTCCCTGGGGAACTTCAAACTCCGAGAACTATAGAGGGAAATGGTCCAATAAAAGAAATTAGATTGGGCAAACCAATTAAAGGCAAAACTAGATTAGTAGTTGAATTTTCTGCTGATAATAATAATTTGAAACCTCTTAGTTGGAGGCTAGTAGGTATAGATCAAAACACATGGAAAATTAAATTATTTTCTTTACCAAAAAATTCATTTCAAACAATTGGTGAAGGTCTTGTTAGTAAATCGAGAATTAATCTTAAGGCTAATAAAAAGCTAATTAAACCAAGAAAAACAAATTATGAGTTTTTGCAATTGCCGGATATTGAGAGAAATAAGTTTTATGTTGTTTTAGATCCAGGCCATGGTGGCCCAGATCCAGGAGCAATCGGTATAGGGGGGGTAAAAGAAGCAGATGTGGTCCTTGATGTTTCTAAAAGAGTTAGAAATTTATTATCTAAAAAAGGTGTAAATGTAAGAATGACGAGAAATAAAGAAGTTGATTTGGATTTACCTCCAAGAGTCTCAATAGCTAATAGGACTAATGCTGATGTTTTTGTGAGCATTCACGCTAATGCCTCAAGAGGTAAAAGAAGAGATATTAATGGATTAGAAACTTTTTATTACACGGGATGGAGGGGCAGACTATTAGCCAAAAAAATTCAAAAACAAATCCTTAAAGTTTCACCTGGAAGTCCAGATAGAGGCGTAAGACAGGGGAGATTTTTCGTTATTAAAAATACTAGAATGCCAGCAGTTCTTGTAGAAATAGGTTTTTTAACAGGAAGATTAGATGCGAGAAGGTTAGAAAAATCTATTCATCGTGAAAGAATAGCTTATGCAATTACAAAAGGTATTCTTGAATATCTTTCTAAGGCAGGGTGA
- the murI gene encoding glutamate racemase has translation MKVKIGIFDSGIGGFTILDYLLKTRKDLEIFYLADTKRVPYGDKDFEQIRIIAKEICNWFEDKNLDALLVACNTTNACALDILENHLGIPVFDLINSVSEIVSKKCIGVLATPATIKTSYYKKIIESKGENIKVFQQACPEFVSEIEKTKLNLNKLNYLSDSYLNPLFKKNIEEIILGCTHYPLIFNVLENKIPSNIKIIDPSVALVNKFNNSFLIPKNDCNNSISQENVKFFVTSKSEEFSKKVKYWLEINKEIRLVNLRSNA, from the coding sequence GTGAAAGTTAAAATAGGAATTTTTGACAGTGGAATAGGAGGGTTTACGATCCTTGATTATTTACTTAAGACTCGCAAGGATCTTGAGATTTTTTACTTGGCAGATACAAAGAGAGTTCCTTATGGCGATAAAGATTTTGAACAAATAAGAATTATTGCAAAAGAAATTTGTAATTGGTTTGAAGATAAGAATTTGGATGCATTGCTAGTAGCCTGCAATACGACAAATGCATGTGCTTTAGATATTTTAGAAAATCATCTGGGAATACCTGTTTTTGATCTAATTAATTCAGTTTCAGAAATAGTGAGTAAAAAATGTATAGGAGTTTTAGCAACTCCTGCTACCATTAAAACTTCTTATTACAAAAAAATAATAGAATCTAAAGGAGAAAATATAAAAGTGTTCCAGCAGGCATGTCCTGAATTTGTATCAGAGATAGAAAAAACCAAGCTAAATTTAAATAAATTAAATTATCTTTCGGATTCATATCTAAATCCTTTATTTAAAAAAAATATTGAAGAAATAATACTTGGATGTACCCATTATCCTCTGATTTTTAACGTTTTAGAAAATAAAATACCTTCAAATATAAAAATTATTGATCCCTCAGTTGCTTTAGTAAATAAATTTAATAATTCATTCTTAATTCCAAAAAATGACTGCAATAATAGTATATCTCAAGAAAATGTAAAGTTCTTTGTCACCTCAAAAAGTGAAGAATTTTCTAAAAAAGTAAAATATTGGTTAGAAATTAATAAAGAAATTAGGCTAGTTAACCTCCGAAGCAATGCTTGA
- the sds gene encoding solanesyl diphosphate synthase: MNTVTELLQPVENDLDDLILELKNLIGAGHPILQAAAEHLFSAGGKRLRPGIVLLISKAISRDFNLTTKHKRLAEITEMIHTASLVHDDVVDEASTRRGVDTVHSRFNTRVAVLAGDFLFAQASWHLANLDNVKVVKLLSRVIMDLAEGEIKQNLNRFDSGQTFSKYINKSYCKTASLIANSTKAAGVLSNLEDDKLNCLYEFGKNIGLAFQVVDDILDFTGNDKQLGKPAVSDLASGYLTAPVLYALEENKNLSVLINRELVEKEDLNNALNIVMNSQAIQRSRKLAEDFAVLSKEAILWLPNSEYKRALLALPEFVLSRIS, from the coding sequence ATGAATACAGTAACAGAACTTCTACAGCCAGTTGAAAATGATCTTGATGATCTTATTCTCGAACTGAAAAATTTGATAGGTGCAGGTCATCCAATCCTTCAAGCTGCAGCGGAACATTTATTTAGTGCAGGAGGAAAAAGATTAAGGCCTGGGATAGTTTTATTGATTTCAAAGGCTATTTCTCGAGATTTTAATTTAACCACTAAACATAAAAGACTTGCAGAGATTACTGAAATGATTCATACAGCATCATTAGTTCATGATGATGTAGTTGATGAAGCATCCACAAGAAGAGGTGTTGATACTGTTCATAGTAGATTTAACACTAGGGTAGCTGTTCTTGCTGGGGATTTTTTATTTGCTCAAGCTAGTTGGCATTTGGCAAACTTGGATAATGTAAAAGTAGTTAAATTACTTAGTAGAGTAATAATGGATTTAGCAGAAGGTGAAATAAAGCAAAATCTTAATAGATTTGATTCTGGACAAACTTTTTCGAAATATATTAATAAGAGTTATTGTAAAACAGCCTCTTTAATTGCTAATAGTACTAAAGCTGCGGGTGTCTTGAGTAATTTAGAAGATGATAAATTAAATTGTCTATATGAATTTGGTAAGAATATTGGATTAGCTTTTCAAGTGGTTGATGATATTCTCGATTTTACAGGAAACGATAAACAATTAGGAAAACCAGCTGTAAGTGATCTTGCTAGTGGTTACCTTACTGCACCTGTTTTATATGCTCTAGAAGAAAATAAAAATTTATCTGTTTTGATAAATAGAGAACTTGTAGAAAAGGAAGACTTAAATAATGCTTTAAATATTGTTATGAACTCTCAAGCTATTCAGCGTTCTAGAAAATTAGCCGAAGATTTTGCCGTTCTCTCGAAGGAAGCTATATTATGGCTTCCTAATTCAGAATATAAAAGAGCTTTACTAGCTTTACCAGAATTCGTTCTGAGTCGTATTTCTTAG
- the acs gene encoding acetate--CoA ligase, with translation MTLDKKHSINNILEEKRLFPPSKEFSEKSNIKSFEELQLLKKQSLENPMKFWESFGKSEIDWFEPFKTVLDRENAPFFKWFKEGKLNITYNCLDRHIKNGIGNKTALIWEGEPGDSRKYTYQELLNEVCKAANAFKSLGIKKGDLVCIYMPMIPEAMFAMLACARIGAAHSVVFGGFSSEALKDRLIDGSVKFVITADGGFRKDKVIELKKAVDAAIESGANEIVEKVIVVQRTKENILMINNRDFWWHELLRDQKDWCEPEIMNSEDRLFVLYTSGSTGKPKGIVHTTAGYNLWSHLTFKWIFDIKDDDIYWCTADVGWITGHSYIVYGPLSNGATTLMFEGVPRASNLGAFWEVIQKYKVTIFYTAPTAIRSFMKSGREIPDQYDLRSLRLLGTVGEPINPEAWIWYRDVIGDNKCPIVDTWWQTETGGIMISPFPGAVATKPGSASFSLPGIEVEIVNKNGEKVAKNEGGYLIVKKPWPGMMRTIHGNSERYLESYWNFISYKNEKNVYFAGDGARIDNDGYIWIMGRVDDVISVSGHRLGTMEIESALVSHKSVAEAAVVGRKDDLKGEVIVAFLSLEKDVKSSKELEKELKNHVVKEIGIIAKPEQIIVSDSLPKTRSGKIMRRILRSLAAGEKINGDISTLEDSSVLEKLKKST, from the coding sequence ATGACACTAGATAAGAAACATTCAATCAATAATATTCTTGAAGAAAAGAGACTCTTCCCTCCTTCAAAAGAATTTTCAGAAAAATCAAATATAAAAAGTTTTGAAGAATTACAACTTTTAAAAAAACAGTCTTTAGAGAACCCAATGAAATTCTGGGAATCCTTTGGAAAATCGGAAATTGATTGGTTTGAACCATTTAAGACTGTTTTAGACCGAGAAAATGCTCCCTTTTTTAAATGGTTCAAGGAAGGTAAATTAAATATTACTTATAACTGCTTAGATAGACATATTAAAAACGGGATTGGGAATAAAACAGCACTTATATGGGAAGGTGAGCCTGGGGATAGTAGGAAATACACTTATCAAGAACTTCTCAATGAAGTATGTAAAGCTGCGAACGCTTTTAAATCTTTAGGAATTAAAAAAGGTGATTTGGTATGTATTTATATGCCAATGATTCCTGAGGCGATGTTTGCCATGCTAGCTTGCGCAAGAATTGGAGCTGCACATTCAGTTGTCTTTGGGGGATTCTCTTCAGAAGCGTTAAAGGATAGATTAATAGACGGAAGTGTGAAATTTGTTATTACTGCAGATGGTGGGTTTAGAAAAGATAAGGTGATTGAGCTTAAGAAAGCTGTTGATGCTGCAATTGAAAGTGGGGCAAATGAAATTGTTGAAAAAGTTATAGTTGTTCAAAGAACTAAAGAAAATATTTTGATGATAAATAATAGGGATTTTTGGTGGCATGAATTATTAAGAGATCAAAAAGATTGGTGTGAACCCGAAATTATGAATAGCGAGGATAGATTATTTGTCTTGTATACTTCTGGTTCTACTGGTAAACCCAAGGGAATAGTTCATACTACTGCTGGTTATAATCTCTGGTCTCACTTAACATTCAAGTGGATTTTTGACATAAAAGATGACGATATATATTGGTGTACAGCAGATGTTGGGTGGATTACTGGTCATAGTTACATAGTCTATGGGCCCTTATCAAATGGAGCAACAACTCTTATGTTTGAGGGTGTTCCAAGGGCCTCTAATTTAGGAGCTTTTTGGGAAGTGATCCAAAAATATAAAGTTACAATTTTCTATACAGCGCCTACAGCGATAAGATCATTTATGAAATCTGGACGTGAAATTCCTGATCAATATGATTTAAGATCTTTGAGACTGTTGGGTACAGTTGGCGAACCTATTAATCCCGAAGCATGGATTTGGTACAGAGATGTAATAGGTGATAATAAGTGTCCGATTGTAGATACATGGTGGCAAACAGAAACTGGGGGTATAATGATTAGCCCCTTCCCCGGGGCCGTTGCTACGAAGCCAGGTTCGGCATCATTCTCTTTGCCAGGTATTGAGGTTGAAATTGTAAATAAAAATGGAGAAAAGGTAGCGAAAAATGAGGGAGGATATTTAATCGTTAAAAAACCTTGGCCCGGGATGATGCGAACAATTCATGGTAATTCTGAGAGATATTTAGAAAGTTACTGGAATTTTATTTCTTATAAGAATGAAAAAAATGTTTATTTCGCTGGAGATGGAGCACGAATTGATAATGATGGATATATCTGGATTATGGGAAGAGTCGATGATGTTATAAGTGTGTCAGGACATCGCTTGGGAACTATGGAAATCGAATCTGCACTAGTAAGTCATAAATCAGTTGCGGAAGCTGCGGTTGTTGGAAGAAAAGATGATTTAAAAGGTGAGGTAATAGTTGCGTTTTTATCTTTAGAAAAGGATGTCAAGAGTTCTAAGGAATTAGAGAAGGAATTAAAGAATCACGTCGTAAAAGAAATTGGAATAATTGCCAAGCCAGAACAAATAATAGTTTCAGATTCTCTTCCAAAAACACGAAGCGGAAAAATAATGAGGAGAATTTTAAGATCCTTGGCGGCGGGGGAAAAAATCAATGGAGATATAAGTACCCTTGAGGATAGTTCTGTTTTGGAAAAATTAAAGAAGAGTACTTAA
- a CDS encoding DUF1350 family protein, giving the protein MIYSKYQFSNYCYWPSNPKKIIEFIGGSYLASKPDLTYKRFIKSLINKNYAVHAYRYTPQFDHQELAIKAWKDFKNCQRSLSKRIGISIPSIRIGHSLGCKLHLISPDGGRNCEKFISISFNNFSANRSIPFLKQFSQKLEFKSEFSPSPNRTYGIIEKTYTQKNNFLIKFNSDKLDQTDKLLSCLRARKEDNSKGIKLKGTHTIIASAGLRENLLGDWADDDLKRYTIKQISNLIENSI; this is encoded by the coding sequence ATGATTTATTCAAAATATCAATTTAGTAACTATTGCTATTGGCCTTCAAATCCAAAAAAAATTATTGAATTTATTGGAGGAAGTTATCTAGCATCAAAACCAGATTTAACTTATAAAAGATTTATAAAAAGCTTAATAAACAAAAATTATGCAGTTCACGCATATAGGTATACCCCACAATTTGATCATCAAGAACTAGCTATTAAAGCATGGAAAGATTTTAAAAATTGTCAAAGATCATTATCAAAAAGAATAGGAATATCAATTCCATCTATTAGAATTGGGCATAGTCTTGGTTGTAAACTTCACCTAATTTCTCCAGATGGGGGTAGGAATTGTGAAAAATTTATATCTATAAGTTTTAATAATTTTAGTGCAAACCGATCTATTCCATTTTTAAAGCAATTTTCTCAGAAATTAGAATTCAAAAGTGAATTCAGTCCAAGCCCCAACAGAACATACGGGATAATTGAAAAAACTTATACTCAAAAAAATAATTTTCTAATAAAATTTAATTCAGATAAATTAGATCAAACAGATAAATTACTTTCTTGTCTTAGAGCAAGAAAAGAAGACAACTCAAAAGGGATAAAGCTTAAAGGAACGCATACTATTATCGCTAGCGCTGGGCTAAGGGAAAATTTATTAGGAGATTGGGCTGATGATGATTTAAAAAGATATACAATTAAACAGATTTCAAATTTGATTGAAAATTCAATTTAA
- a CDS encoding 3'-5' exonuclease, with the protein MEPSNKKVLNQLDFLKNEITNNDLEIKKTLNQSISNSKVRTQNKKIEKILILDTETTGLDENKDEIIEIGCILFHVTSKSVLSQVSFLFPVSSNEAEHVNGISAEVSNIKQPWEEGLNFFLKLVDCADLIVAHNVEFDKKWFGKGRLPNLEKNWICSLEDINWSFQKNLKNRPSVTDLALSFSIPVWSLHRALSDCFYISEVFKKCENLEELLIKATEPRFLYKALVTYSERSLAKKAGFRWNNPAEGAWARKLTVEEANSLDFKVQIIN; encoded by the coding sequence TTGGAACCATCTAACAAAAAAGTATTAAATCAACTGGATTTTCTTAAAAATGAAATTACAAATAATGATCTTGAAATAAAAAAAACTTTAAATCAATCAATCTCAAACTCTAAAGTAAGAACTCAAAATAAAAAAATTGAAAAAATTTTAATTCTTGATACTGAAACTACTGGTTTAGACGAAAATAAAGATGAAATTATCGAGATAGGTTGTATTTTATTTCATGTGACTTCTAAATCAGTGCTCTCACAGGTTTCGTTCTTATTCCCAGTAAGTTCAAATGAAGCGGAACATGTTAATGGGATATCTGCAGAAGTTAGTAATATTAAACAACCTTGGGAAGAGGGCTTGAATTTCTTTTTGAAACTTGTGGATTGCGCAGATTTAATAGTTGCCCATAATGTTGAGTTTGACAAGAAATGGTTTGGTAAAGGGAGATTGCCCAATTTAGAGAAAAATTGGATTTGTAGTTTAGAGGATATTAATTGGTCATTTCAAAAAAACTTAAAAAATAGACCTTCAGTAACTGATCTTGCTTTGTCTTTCTCAATCCCCGTTTGGAGCTTACATAGAGCCTTATCTGATTGCTTTTATATCTCGGAAGTCTTCAAAAAATGCGAGAATTTAGAGGAACTTCTTATTAAAGCGACAGAACCAAGATTTTTATATAAAGCATTGGTAACTTATTCAGAAAGATCACTAGCTAAGAAGGCGGGATTTCGCTGGAATAATCCTGCCGAGGGTGCTTGGGCTAGAAAATTAACTGTTGAAGAGGCTAATAGCCTTGATTTTAAAGTGCAGATAATAAACTAA
- the hisS gene encoding histidine--tRNA ligase, whose amino-acid sequence MNNLKNLRGTVDLLPDNLIKWQNVEKIILELLLRASVKEIRTPILEMTELFMRGIGEGTDVVSKEMYTFLDRGERSCTLRPEGTASVARAIIQNGISSKSLQKLWYMGPMFRYERPQAGRQRQFHQLGVEFIGYDSVRSDIEIIALAWDILEKLGIKELNLEINTLGDFNDRSNFQKAFLKWLEVNKNDLDLDSQNRIVKNPLRIFDTKNAKTKSILEDAPKLFDFLSEKSLKRYINIKEMLKLLKIPFIENFNLVRGLDYYTHTAFEITSGALGSQATVCGGGRYDNLINQMGGTETPAIGFAIGLERLILLAGKDLEESRETDIYIVNKGFQAEILAIDLSRKLRNYDLIIELDLSGASFSKQFKKANKLKSKSIIIIGDDEALKNEFKIRLFNNINVENHEANISFEDDIKLEKWLKTNFLLDKNL is encoded by the coding sequence TTGAATAACCTTAAAAATCTTAGAGGAACAGTTGATCTTTTGCCTGACAACTTAATAAAGTGGCAAAATGTTGAAAAAATAATATTAGAGCTGCTTTTAAGAGCCTCTGTGAAGGAAATTAGAACTCCTATATTAGAAATGACTGAATTATTTATGCGAGGTATTGGAGAGGGTACCGATGTCGTTAGCAAAGAGATGTATACATTTTTAGATAGAGGTGAAAGGTCATGCACTTTAAGACCAGAGGGGACTGCCTCCGTTGCAAGAGCAATAATACAAAATGGAATATCAAGTAAATCCTTACAAAAACTTTGGTACATGGGGCCAATGTTTAGATATGAGAGACCTCAAGCAGGCAGGCAAAGGCAATTTCATCAGTTAGGAGTTGAATTTATTGGTTATGATTCGGTAAGGAGTGATATCGAGATAATTGCTTTGGCTTGGGATATTTTGGAGAAATTAGGAATAAAAGAGCTAAATCTTGAAATTAATACTTTAGGTGACTTTAATGACAGGTCAAATTTTCAGAAAGCTTTCTTAAAATGGTTAGAAGTTAACAAAAATGACTTAGATTTGGATTCTCAAAATAGAATAGTTAAGAACCCTTTAAGAATTTTTGATACTAAGAATGCGAAAACAAAAAGCATTCTTGAAGATGCTCCAAAATTATTTGACTTTTTGTCTGAAAAAAGTCTTAAGAGATATATAAATATTAAAGAAATGTTAAAGCTTCTTAAAATACCTTTTATAGAAAATTTCAATTTAGTAAGAGGGTTGGATTATTACACACATACTGCATTTGAAATTACAAGTGGTGCACTTGGCTCGCAAGCTACAGTTTGCGGGGGAGGCAGATATGATAATTTGATTAATCAAATGGGAGGAACAGAAACTCCAGCAATTGGATTTGCAATTGGATTAGAGAGACTTATTCTTTTGGCGGGTAAAGATCTTGAAGAAAGTAGAGAAACTGATATTTATATTGTTAATAAAGGGTTTCAAGCTGAAATATTGGCTATTGACTTATCAAGGAAGCTAAGAAATTATGATTTGATAATTGAATTAGATTTAAGTGGAGCATCATTTTCTAAGCAATTTAAAAAAGCTAATAAATTAAAATCAAAAAGTATTATTATAATTGGAGATGATGAAGCTTTAAAAAATGAATTTAAAATAAGGCTTTTTAATAATATCAATGTAGAAAATCATGAAGCTAATATATCCTTTGAGGATGATATTAAATTAGAAAAGTGGTTAAAGACTAATTTTCTTTTAGATAAAAACCTTTAG
- a CDS encoding TIGR02450 family Trp-rich protein — MKICWTSNKSIKGLRHFVLVNEINEEDQINFLMVSVIDVEVSLKISSQELFNSGNWNEGWLNMPKSESITKDYLDYKLSKNFKKSFNKIFVNKNSLFNIS; from the coding sequence GTGAAAATCTGCTGGACTTCAAACAAATCAATTAAGGGATTAAGACATTTTGTTTTAGTTAATGAAATCAATGAAGAAGATCAAATTAATTTTTTGATGGTTTCTGTTATTGATGTAGAAGTCAGCTTGAAAATCTCAAGCCAAGAATTATTTAATAGCGGTAATTGGAATGAAGGATGGTTAAATATGCCTAAAAGTGAATCGATAACTAAAGATTATTTAGATTACAAATTAAGTAAAAATTTTAAAAAAAGCTTTAACAAAATATTTGTTAACAAAAATTCCTTATTTAATATCTCTTGA
- a CDS encoding chlorophyll a/b binding light-harvesting protein, with amino-acid sequence MQTYGNPDTTYGWWAGNSGVANRSGKFIAAHVAHAGLIVFWAGAFTLFELSRFDPSVPMGHQPLIVLPHLATLGIGFDADGVMMGDTKPVLAIAIVHLVSSMVLAAGGLLHSLLLPGNLEESDVAKARKFNIEWDNPDKLTFILGHHLIILGFAVIAFVEWARVHGVYDPAIGAVRKVEYDLNLAHIWNHQTDFLTIDSLEDVMGGHAFLAFVEITGGAWHIATKQVGEFTKFKGKGLLSAEAVLSWSLAGIGWMAIIAAFWSASNTTVYPTEFFGEPLELKFSISPYWVDTVDLPDGSYTSRAWLANVHYYFGFFFIQGHLWHALRALGFDFKRVTNAISNIDSATVTLKD; translated from the coding sequence ATGCAAACCTATGGCAATCCAGATACTACCTACGGATGGTGGGCTGGTAACTCAGGTGTAGCGAATCGCTCAGGAAAATTCATTGCTGCTCATGTAGCTCATGCAGGATTAATTGTTTTCTGGGCGGGTGCTTTCACCCTTTTCGAACTTTCACGATTCGACCCAAGTGTTCCAATGGGACATCAACCTCTAATCGTTCTACCTCATTTAGCAACCCTAGGAATTGGGTTTGATGCTGATGGAGTAATGATGGGAGATACTAAGCCTGTCCTTGCGATAGCAATAGTTCACTTAGTCTCTTCCATGGTTTTGGCTGCCGGAGGACTTTTACATTCTCTACTTCTTCCAGGGAATTTAGAAGAGTCTGACGTGGCTAAAGCTAGGAAATTCAATATTGAATGGGATAATCCAGACAAATTGACTTTCATTCTTGGACATCACCTTATTATTCTAGGATTTGCTGTCATTGCTTTCGTCGAATGGGCGAGAGTCCACGGTGTTTATGATCCAGCTATTGGTGCGGTAAGAAAGGTTGAGTATGATTTAAATCTTGCTCATATTTGGAATCACCAAACTGATTTCTTGACTATTGATAGTCTTGAAGATGTTATGGGAGGACATGCCTTCTTAGCTTTTGTCGAAATTACTGGTGGTGCTTGGCATATTGCTACAAAACAAGTTGGTGAATTCACTAAATTCAAAGGGAAAGGACTTCTTTCTGCAGAAGCCGTACTTTCATGGTCTCTTGCAGGAATTGGTTGGATGGCAATTATAGCTGCCTTCTGGAGTGCATCAAATACAACAGTTTATCCAACTGAATTTTTTGGTGAACCACTTGAATTGAAATTTAGTATTTCTCCTTATTGGGTTGATACAGTTGATCTCCCTGATGGTTCTTACACCTCAAGGGCATGGTTAGCAAATGTACATTACTATTTTGGTTTCTTCTTTATTCAAGGTCATCTATGGCATGCATTAAGAGCATTAGGATTTGACTTTAAGAGAGTTACAAATGCTATCAGTAATATTGATAGTGCTACTGTTACTCTTAAAGATTAA